From one Azospirillum ramasamyi genomic stretch:
- a CDS encoding sensor histidine kinase produces MAAPHMVSDTMPLRALRSHSSPLYRLPGSALVLIACTAAVLLTVGLSAVFAWRDRNEAVQQATGVAGNIGLLAAEHAARLFETGDLLLTQTATLAGPADAPLPDDQETRERMALLAASAPHMVGLEIRDASGALRLSSLPDTAAATTPALWPDGLAIGDSRMDGRAVVTLAQPLPGNPPRGWAVAGLDARAFRDVYRALDVGYGHSISILKPDGTPLLREPEGGGTMGGQKGDDDTASHADDITVTRPIGDTGLSAVVTIATGSVLHRWSERLWIYAAFAAAACATVAVIGALAIQRARREREAEDALQHAYDTLEEHVHQRTAQLERANAQLEAAVTDKEVLLKEVQHRVKNNLQVICSLLRLQAARIDENARRGFDESLRRIQTMSLLHELLHRSAEPAHINFADALRQMCDGLVRSDNPTAARLELETEDWIVDADRATPLAIATSELVSNALLHAFPHGHPGTVRVMLKREENGMRLIVRDNGVGLPAGMPSQHKRPSRGGSSSGLGLNLVQALSHQAGATLKIERDGGTIFTLTIPNLPVRQQARNAA; encoded by the coding sequence ATGGCCGCACCCCACATGGTTTCCGACACGATGCCGTTGCGCGCGCTGCGTTCCCACTCCTCCCCGCTCTACCGGCTGCCCGGTTCCGCGCTTGTCCTGATCGCCTGCACGGCGGCGGTCCTGCTGACGGTCGGGCTGTCGGCCGTCTTCGCCTGGCGCGACCGCAACGAGGCGGTGCAGCAGGCGACCGGGGTCGCCGGCAACATCGGGCTGCTGGCGGCGGAGCATGCCGCCCGGCTGTTCGAGACCGGCGACCTGCTGCTGACCCAGACGGCGACCCTGGCCGGCCCGGCCGATGCGCCGCTGCCCGACGACCAGGAAACGCGCGAGCGCATGGCCCTGCTGGCGGCCAGCGCCCCCCACATGGTGGGGTTGGAGATCCGCGACGCGTCCGGCGCCCTGCGCCTGTCGAGCCTGCCGGATACGGCCGCCGCGACCACGCCGGCCTTGTGGCCCGACGGCTTGGCCATCGGCGACAGCCGGATGGACGGCCGGGCGGTGGTCACTCTGGCGCAGCCGCTCCCCGGCAATCCGCCGCGCGGCTGGGCGGTCGCCGGGCTGGACGCCCGCGCCTTCCGCGACGTCTACCGCGCCCTGGACGTCGGCTACGGCCACAGCATCTCCATCCTGAAGCCTGACGGCACGCCGCTCCTGCGCGAGCCGGAGGGCGGCGGCACCATGGGCGGGCAGAAGGGCGACGACGACACCGCGAGCCATGCCGACGACATCACCGTGACGCGCCCGATCGGCGACACCGGCCTGTCGGCCGTGGTGACCATCGCCACCGGCAGCGTTCTGCATCGCTGGAGCGAGCGGCTGTGGATCTACGCCGCCTTCGCCGCGGCGGCCTGCGCCACCGTGGCGGTGATCGGCGCCCTCGCCATCCAGCGCGCCCGGCGCGAGCGCGAGGCGGAGGACGCCCTTCAGCACGCCTACGACACGCTGGAGGAGCATGTCCACCAGCGCACCGCCCAGCTGGAGCGCGCCAATGCCCAGCTGGAAGCCGCGGTGACCGACAAGGAGGTGCTGCTGAAGGAGGTCCAGCACCGGGTGAAGAACAACCTTCAGGTCATCTGCAGCCTGCTGCGCCTGCAGGCGGCCCGCATCGACGAGAATGCCCGCCGCGGCTTCGACGAGAGCCTGCGCCGCATCCAGACCATGAGCCTGCTGCACGAGCTGCTCCACCGCTCCGCCGAGCCGGCCCACATCAACTTCGCCGACGCGCTGCGCCAGATGTGCGACGGTCTGGTCCGTTCCGACAACCCGACCGCCGCCCGGCTGGAGCTGGAAACCGAGGACTGGATCGTCGATGCCGACCGCGCCACGCCGCTGGCCATCGCCACCAGCGAACTGGTTTCCAATGCCCTGCTGCATGCCTTCCCGCACGGCCATCCCGGCACCGTGCGCGTGATGCTGAAACGGGAAGAGAACGGGATGCGGCTGATCGTGCGCGACAACGGCGTCGGCCTTCCCGCCGGCATGCCGAGCCAGCACAAGCGCCCCAGCCGCGGCGGGTCCAGCAGCGGGCTGGGCCTGAACCTGGTGCAGGCCCTGTCGCATCAGGCCGGCGCAACGCTGAAGATCGAACGCGACGGCGGCACCATCTTCACCCTGACCATCCCCAATCTGCCGGTCCGCCAGCAGGCCAGGAACGCCGCGTAA
- a CDS encoding Dps family protein has product MKIDIGISDADRKSIAEGLHKVLADTFALYIKTHSFHWNVTGPMFNTLHTMFMTQYTELWNALDEIAERIRALGYPAPGSVSQIAELASIKEEVGVPKAQDMIRQLVEGHEAAARTIRSVFPLAEKGSDEPTADLLTQRLQIHDKTAWMLRSMLE; this is encoded by the coding sequence ATGAAGATCGACATCGGGATCTCGGACGCAGACCGCAAATCCATCGCCGAAGGGCTGCACAAGGTTCTGGCGGATACCTTCGCGCTTTATATCAAGACCCATTCGTTCCACTGGAACGTTACCGGGCCGATGTTCAACACGCTCCACACCATGTTCATGACCCAGTACACGGAGCTGTGGAACGCGCTGGACGAAATCGCGGAGCGCATCCGCGCCCTGGGCTATCCGGCGCCGGGCAGCGTCTCGCAGATCGCGGAACTGGCCTCGATCAAGGAGGAGGTCGGCGTTCCGAAGGCGCAGGACATGATCCGCCAGCTGGTCGAGGGCCACGAGGCCGCCGCCCGCACCATCCGCAGCGTCTTCCCGCTGGCCGAGAAGGGCAGCGACGAGCCGACCGCCGATCTGCTGACCCAGCGCCTGCAGATCCACGACAAGACCGCCTGGATGCTGCGCAGCATGCTGGAGTAG
- a CDS encoding methyl-accepting chemotaxis protein: MSGGVFARLSGLSVAGRVFAAPLMGIVLTVAALVLADRESEQALGAVDGIHSEAAERLGRIDRLVAIAYVIHSDVSRHLALSGSGIEEAKLQSMRDAIAANLAKARTAIAELRAMPLAEAERAMLDEVSARLGAYAKAVDEMNQMAAIDRLIGIPMMAHTDVQFAALTAKVVETQAAIGRSTAAATQETRDATAAARRHFALVMAGLLLAMMAAGMVLARSITRPLQQLSRTTTDLAAGKLEGVVEGGWMRNEIGAMARALEVFQTNAREVERLTADQQRQKAEAEAEKHRAIHELAELFEARVAEVVQQVGAGAHQVRSNAAGMLERADSANRQAATVAAASAQAGSSVQTAAAATEEMSASIAEIGAQVRRSFDMVRGAVRAVEETNGHVVGLSDAAHRIGEIVGLINSIAAQTNLLALNATIEAARAGEAGKGFAVVASEVKNLANQTAKATEDIGTQIAAMQQVTGAAVTAIRGVGETVVGIDEIVGSIAGAMEQQAAATGEITRNVQEAAAGTAEVSRTIATVSTSAGETGTAAGEVLRAAELLDGQAVTLSREVKNFIGRLRAG, from the coding sequence ATGAGCGGCGGTGTCTTTGCGCGTCTGTCGGGCCTGTCGGTGGCGGGCCGGGTGTTCGCGGCGCCCCTGATGGGGATCGTCCTGACGGTGGCGGCTCTGGTTCTTGCCGACCGCGAGTCGGAGCAGGCGCTCGGTGCCGTGGACGGCATCCACAGCGAGGCGGCGGAACGGCTGGGCCGCATCGACCGGCTGGTCGCCATCGCCTATGTCATCCACAGCGACGTGTCGCGCCATCTGGCGCTGTCCGGCTCGGGCATCGAGGAGGCGAAGCTCCAGTCGATGCGCGACGCCATCGCCGCCAACCTGGCCAAGGCGCGCACCGCGATCGCGGAGCTGCGCGCCATGCCGCTGGCCGAGGCGGAGCGCGCGATGCTGGACGAGGTGTCGGCCCGGCTCGGCGCCTATGCCAAGGCGGTGGACGAGATGAACCAGATGGCGGCCATCGACCGCCTGATCGGCATCCCGATGATGGCCCACACCGACGTCCAGTTCGCCGCCCTGACCGCCAAGGTGGTGGAGACGCAGGCCGCCATCGGCCGGTCCACCGCCGCCGCCACCCAGGAGACCCGCGATGCCACCGCCGCGGCGCGGCGCCACTTCGCGCTGGTGATGGCCGGGCTGCTGCTGGCGATGATGGCGGCCGGGATGGTGCTCGCCCGTTCCATCACGAGGCCGTTGCAGCAACTCTCGCGCACCACCACGGACCTCGCCGCCGGGAAGCTGGAGGGCGTGGTCGAGGGCGGCTGGATGCGCAACGAGATCGGCGCCATGGCCCGCGCGCTGGAGGTGTTCCAGACCAACGCCCGCGAGGTGGAGCGGCTGACCGCCGACCAGCAGCGCCAGAAGGCGGAGGCCGAGGCGGAGAAGCACCGCGCCATCCATGAGCTGGCTGAGCTGTTCGAGGCCCGCGTGGCGGAGGTGGTCCAGCAGGTGGGGGCCGGCGCCCATCAGGTGCGCAGCAACGCCGCCGGCATGCTGGAGCGCGCCGACAGCGCCAACCGGCAGGCCGCCACCGTCGCCGCCGCCAGCGCCCAGGCGGGATCCAGCGTCCAGACCGCCGCCGCGGCGACGGAGGAGATGTCGGCCTCCATCGCCGAGATCGGCGCCCAGGTCCGCCGCTCCTTCGACATGGTGCGCGGCGCCGTGCGGGCGGTGGAGGAAACCAACGGCCATGTCGTCGGCCTGTCCGACGCCGCCCACCGCATCGGCGAGATCGTCGGCCTGATCAACTCCATCGCGGCGCAGACCAATCTTCTGGCGCTGAACGCCACCATCGAGGCGGCGCGGGCGGGGGAGGCCGGCAAGGGTTTCGCCGTGGTGGCGAGCGAGGTGAAGAACCTCGCCAACCAGACGGCGAAGGCCACCGAGGACATCGGCACCCAGATCGCCGCCATGCAGCAGGTGACCGGCGCCGCCGTCACCGCCATCCGGGGGGTGGGCGAGACGGTGGTCGGCATCGACGAGATCGTCGGCTCCATCGCCGGGGCCATGGAGCAGCAGGCCGCCGCCACCGGGGAAATCACCCGCAACGTCCAGGAGGCCGCCGCCGGCACCGCCGAGGTGTCCCGCACCATCGCGACCGTCTCCACCAGCGCCGGCGAAACCGGCACCGCCGCCGGCGAGGTGCTGCGCGCGGCGGAGCTGCTCGACGGGCAGGCGGTGACGCTGAGCCGCGAGGTCAAGAACTTCATCGGGCGGCTGCGGGCGGGATGA
- a CDS encoding cache domain-containing protein, whose protein sequence is MRLWFRLLVAGLIVAGTAVSAPLSTPAAAQAAQPTQEDAKAITLKAADLIAAQGLEEASKAFNADGPFKHGEIYVNVIDFAGVWKVYPPRPAGVGQSVINVKDPDGRFIVQDVLAVAKEKGEGWVEYRWLNPASNRIEPKITYVKRVPGQELVAYVGIYK, encoded by the coding sequence ATGCGCCTGTGGTTTCGTTTGCTGGTGGCCGGCCTCATCGTCGCCGGAACCGCCGTTTCCGCCCCGCTGTCCACGCCTGCCGCCGCACAGGCGGCCCAGCCGACGCAGGAGGATGCGAAGGCCATCACCCTGAAGGCGGCGGACCTGATCGCCGCCCAGGGCCTGGAGGAGGCCAGCAAGGCCTTCAACGCCGACGGTCCGTTCAAGCACGGCGAGATCTACGTCAACGTCATCGACTTCGCCGGTGTGTGGAAGGTCTATCCGCCGCGTCCGGCCGGCGTCGGGCAGAGCGTCATCAACGTCAAGGACCCGGATGGCCGCTTCATCGTCCAGGACGTGCTTGCCGTCGCCAAGGAAAAGGGCGAGGGCTGGGTCGAGTACCGTTGGCTGAACCCCGCCAGCAACAGGATCGAGCCGAAGATCACCTATGTGAAGCGCGTGCCCGGCCAGGAACTGGTCGCCTATGTCGGTATCTACAAGTGA
- a CDS encoding elongation factor G has product MPHTQIRTARCAALVGPYLAGKTTLLESLLFAAGAVTRKGSVRDGNAVGDSSPEAKARSMSTELNVASFDYLGERWSILDCPGSVELAGEAQAALMAADIAIVVAEAAPEKAVLLAPLFKVLDDHRIPHLLFINKIDTLGDLRVRDVVAAYQEVSARKLVLREVPLRENGQITGLVDLVSERAWRFNPHKPSDLVALPDSVREWEEEARQAMLESAADFDDALLEKLLEDMAPDSADLYETLAHELADDLIVPVFFGSAENDNGIRRLLKALRHDGPEVGVTAGRIDIPSDTAVAAQVVRTMMGSHAGKLSLARIWRGTVTDGMTLGGERVSGIFHLFGRDQTKVPQATAGDLVALGRLEKAATGDRLTEKANLGPPADWPAAAPPVHGLALRAENRNDEVKLSAALQKLREEDPSLTLDQSPETGELVLWGQGDVHLKLAMDRLRSRFNVAVKGQPPQVPYKESIRKSTSHHARFKRQTGGHGQFADIHVEIRPLPRGSGIQFEDAVVGGAVPRQYIPAVEAGMREAAVRGPLGFPVVDFAVKLTGGQFHAVDSSDMAFKTVARQAMTEALPACEPVLLEPILTVTIAVPSAFTPKVQRLVSGRRGQLLGFDARPGWPGWDEVKACIPQADMQDLIVELRSLTFGVGSYSAEFERLQEVVGKAADRAVEIRKDMLAAL; this is encoded by the coding sequence ATGCCGCATACGCAAATCCGGACGGCGCGCTGCGCGGCGCTGGTCGGCCCCTATCTCGCCGGCAAGACGACGCTGCTGGAAAGCCTGCTGTTCGCGGCAGGGGCCGTCACCCGCAAGGGCAGCGTGCGCGACGGCAACGCCGTGGGCGACAGTTCGCCGGAGGCGAAGGCCCGGTCGATGAGCACCGAGCTGAACGTCGCCTCCTTCGACTATCTGGGCGAACGCTGGTCGATCCTTGACTGCCCCGGCTCGGTGGAGTTGGCGGGCGAGGCGCAGGCGGCGCTGATGGCCGCCGACATCGCCATCGTGGTGGCGGAGGCGGCGCCGGAGAAGGCGGTGCTGCTGGCCCCGCTGTTCAAGGTGCTGGACGACCACCGCATCCCGCATCTGCTGTTCATCAACAAGATCGACACGCTGGGCGATTTGCGGGTGCGCGACGTCGTCGCCGCCTATCAGGAGGTCTCGGCCCGCAAGCTGGTCCTGCGCGAGGTGCCCTTGCGCGAGAACGGCCAGATCACCGGGCTGGTCGATCTGGTCAGCGAACGCGCCTGGCGCTTCAACCCGCACAAGCCGTCCGATCTGGTGGCCCTGCCCGACAGCGTGCGTGAGTGGGAGGAGGAGGCGCGGCAGGCGATGCTGGAATCGGCCGCCGACTTCGACGACGCCCTGCTGGAAAAGCTGCTGGAGGACATGGCCCCCGACAGCGCGGATCTGTACGAGACTCTGGCGCATGAGCTGGCCGACGACCTGATCGTGCCCGTCTTCTTCGGATCGGCGGAGAACGACAACGGCATCCGCCGCCTGCTGAAGGCCCTGCGCCATGACGGGCCGGAGGTCGGCGTCACCGCCGGGCGCATCGATATTCCGTCGGATACGGCGGTGGCGGCCCAGGTGGTCAGGACGATGATGGGCTCCCATGCCGGCAAGCTCAGCCTCGCCCGCATCTGGCGCGGCACCGTCACCGACGGCATGACGCTGGGCGGGGAGCGGGTGTCCGGCATCTTCCATCTGTTCGGCCGCGACCAGACCAAGGTGCCCCAGGCGACGGCGGGCGACCTCGTGGCGCTCGGCCGGCTGGAAAAGGCGGCGACCGGCGACCGGCTGACCGAGAAGGCCAATCTCGGCCCGCCCGCCGACTGGCCGGCCGCCGCCCCGCCGGTGCATGGGCTGGCCCTGCGCGCCGAGAACCGCAACGACGAGGTGAAGCTGTCCGCCGCCCTGCAGAAGCTGCGGGAGGAGGATCCGTCCCTGACTCTCGACCAGTCGCCCGAAACCGGGGAGCTGGTGCTGTGGGGCCAGGGCGACGTGCATCTGAAGCTGGCGATGGACCGGCTGCGCAGCCGCTTCAACGTCGCGGTGAAGGGCCAGCCGCCGCAGGTTCCCTACAAGGAGTCGATCCGCAAGAGCACCAGCCACCACGCCCGCTTCAAGCGCCAGACCGGTGGCCACGGCCAGTTCGCCGACATTCATGTGGAGATTCGGCCGCTGCCGCGCGGATCGGGCATCCAGTTCGAGGATGCGGTGGTCGGCGGCGCCGTGCCGCGCCAGTACATCCCGGCGGTGGAGGCCGGCATGCGCGAGGCGGCGGTGCGCGGACCGCTCGGTTTCCCGGTGGTCGACTTCGCCGTGAAGCTGACCGGCGGCCAATTCCACGCCGTCGACAGTTCCGACATGGCCTTCAAGACGGTGGCGCGGCAGGCGATGACCGAAGCCCTGCCGGCCTGCGAACCGGTGCTGCTGGAACCGATCCTGACCGTCACCATCGCGGTGCCCAGCGCCTTCACGCCCAAGGTGCAGCGGCTGGTCAGCGGCCGGCGCGGCCAGTTGCTGGGCTTCGACGCAAGGCCGGGCTGGCCCGGCTGGGACGAGGTGAAGGCGTGCATACCGCAAGCCGACATGCAGGACCTGATCGTGGAACTGCGGTCCCTGACCTTCGGCGTCGGCAGCTACAGCGCCGAGTTCGAACGCCTGCAGGAGGTGGTCGGCAAGGCCGCCGACCGTGCGGTGGAAATCCGCAAGGACATGCTGGCGGCGCTGTAG
- a CDS encoding TOBE domain-containing protein: MKLSARSQLKGTVITSTVTSETVDELGLVSGHSVTAIIEASDVLVGK; this comes from the coding sequence ATGAAACTCAGCGCGCGCAGTCAACTGAAGGGCACCGTCATCACCTCCACCGTCACCAGCGAGACGGTCGATGAACTTGGTCTGGTCAGCGGCCACAGCGTTACGGCGATCATCGAGGCGTCGGACGTGCTGGTCGGGAAGTAA
- a CDS encoding aspartate transaminase gives MSIIASRLSRIKPSPTIAVTNKARELKAAGRDVIGLGAGEPDFDTPDNIKAAAIKAIESGDTKYTAVDGTPALKKAICAKFERENGLKYTPEQITVGVGGKQVLYNALMATLNQGDEVIIPAPYWVSYPDMVELAEGTPVFVSCPAEQGFKLQPADLEKAITPKTKWLILNSPSNPSGAAYTRAEMKALTDVLVKHPHVWVMTDDMYEHLLYDGLEFVTPAQVEPSLYDRTLTVNGVSKSYAMTGWRIGYAGGPKELIKAIGVIQSQSTSNPTSIAQAAAVEALNGPQDFIKERGEAFRQRRDLVVSMLNQATGISCPKPEGAFYVYPSCAGTIGKTTPDGKVIETDEDFVTYLLESEGVAVVQGSAFGLAPHFRISYATSTEALEEACKRIQRACGNLR, from the coding sequence ATGTCGATTATCGCGTCCCGTCTCTCGCGCATCAAGCCGTCGCCGACCATCGCCGTGACCAACAAAGCCCGTGAACTGAAGGCGGCCGGTCGCGACGTCATCGGCCTTGGCGCCGGCGAGCCGGACTTCGACACCCCCGACAACATCAAGGCCGCCGCCATCAAGGCGATCGAGTCCGGTGACACCAAGTATACCGCGGTGGACGGCACGCCGGCCCTGAAGAAGGCGATCTGCGCCAAGTTCGAGCGCGAGAACGGCCTGAAGTACACGCCCGAGCAGATCACCGTCGGCGTCGGCGGCAAGCAGGTGCTGTACAACGCCCTGATGGCGACGCTGAACCAGGGCGACGAGGTCATCATCCCGGCCCCCTACTGGGTCAGCTACCCGGACATGGTGGAACTGGCGGAAGGCACGCCGGTCTTCGTCTCCTGCCCGGCCGAGCAGGGCTTCAAGCTGCAGCCCGCCGACCTGGAGAAGGCGATCACGCCGAAGACCAAGTGGCTGATCCTGAACTCGCCGTCGAACCCGTCGGGCGCCGCCTACACCCGCGCCGAGATGAAGGCGCTGACCGACGTGCTGGTCAAGCACCCGCATGTCTGGGTCATGACCGACGACATGTACGAACACCTGCTGTATGACGGCCTGGAATTCGTCACCCCGGCCCAGGTCGAGCCGTCGCTGTACGACCGCACCCTGACCGTCAACGGCGTGTCGAAGTCCTACGCGATGACCGGCTGGCGCATCGGCTATGCCGGCGGCCCGAAGGAGCTGATCAAGGCCATCGGCGTCATCCAGAGCCAGTCGACCTCCAACCCGACCTCCATCGCCCAGGCCGCCGCCGTCGAGGCGCTGAACGGTCCGCAGGACTTCATCAAGGAGCGTGGCGAGGCCTTCCGCCAGCGCCGCGACCTGGTGGTGTCGATGCTGAACCAGGCCACCGGCATCAGCTGCCCGAAGCCGGAAGGCGCCTTCTACGTCTATCCGTCCTGCGCCGGCACCATCGGCAAGACGACGCCGGACGGCAAGGTGATCGAGACCGACGAGGATTTCGTCACCTACCTGCTGGAGTCGGAAGGCGTCGCCGTCGTCCAGGGTTCGGCCTTCGGCCTCGCCCCGCATTTCCGCATCTCCTACGCGACCTCGACGGAAGCGCTGGAAGAGGCGTGCAAGCGCATCCAGCGCGCCTGCGGCAACCTGCGCTGA
- a CDS encoding c-type cytochrome encodes MFSRIVLAASAALMLTGGAAFAQDVIQIRKAGFEDYKKAMGEIKDAVGKGDLAAVGPVADRIDAFAEKIPSLFPPGSDKGRTAAKEVIWANFPDFTAKAQDTQNAAKALKVAAASGDKAATGKAFGAMADTCKACHQRYRSE; translated from the coding sequence GTGTTTTCCCGTATCGTGCTTGCGGCGTCCGCCGCGCTGATGCTGACCGGCGGCGCCGCTTTCGCCCAGGACGTGATCCAGATCCGCAAGGCCGGGTTCGAGGACTACAAGAAGGCGATGGGCGAGATCAAGGACGCGGTCGGCAAGGGCGATCTGGCCGCCGTCGGCCCGGTGGCCGACCGCATCGACGCCTTCGCCGAAAAGATCCCCAGCCTGTTCCCGCCGGGTTCCGACAAGGGCCGGACCGCGGCCAAGGAAGTCATCTGGGCGAATTTCCCTGACTTCACCGCCAAGGCGCAGGACACGCAGAACGCAGCCAAGGCGCTGAAGGTCGCCGCCGCTTCGGGCGACAAGGCCGCGACGGGCAAGGCGTTCGGCGCCATGGCCGACACCTGCAAGGCCTGCCACCAGCGCTACCGCTCCGAATAA
- a CDS encoding cytochrome-c peroxidase → MHAQSGHRPASALKGLLIATAATLGILAATAGTSQAADPPASGDALMNRARELFKPLPANLPAIHGNAVTREKIELGKMLYFDPRLSASGIFSCNSCHNLGLGGVDGLETSVGHGWQKGPRNAPTVLNAVLNVAQFWDGRAEDLKAQAKGPIQAGVEMNSTPDRVLAVLNSMPAYKAKFADAFPNEKEPLTFDNVAMAIEAFEATLTTPAAPFDQYLEGKADALTDTQKAGLELFIDKGCAGCHNGVNVGGHDYFPFGVVTRPGAEILPPGDKGRFAVTKTADDEYVFRSPTLRNVTLTAPYFHSGKVWDLRQAVAVMGSSQLGATLSEQEIDKITAFLETLTGQQPRVEYPLLPPSTPTTPQPVFK, encoded by the coding sequence ATGCACGCACAATCCGGACATCGCCCGGCCTCGGCGCTGAAAGGTCTGCTGATCGCGACCGCCGCCACCCTGGGCATCCTTGCCGCGACCGCCGGTACGTCACAGGCCGCCGATCCGCCCGCATCCGGCGACGCCCTGATGAACCGTGCGCGCGAACTGTTCAAGCCGCTGCCCGCCAACCTGCCGGCGATCCATGGCAACGCCGTCACGCGCGAGAAGATCGAACTCGGCAAGATGCTGTACTTCGATCCGCGCCTGTCGGCGAGCGGCATCTTCTCGTGCAACAGCTGCCATAACCTGGGGCTGGGCGGCGTCGACGGGCTGGAGACCTCGGTCGGCCACGGCTGGCAGAAGGGGCCGCGCAACGCGCCGACCGTTCTGAACGCCGTGCTGAACGTCGCCCAGTTCTGGGACGGCCGGGCCGAGGATCTGAAGGCCCAGGCCAAGGGTCCGATCCAGGCCGGCGTGGAGATGAACAGCACGCCCGACCGCGTGCTGGCGGTGCTGAACAGCATGCCCGCCTACAAGGCCAAGTTCGCCGACGCCTTCCCGAACGAGAAGGAACCGTTGACCTTCGACAACGTCGCCATGGCGATCGAAGCCTTCGAAGCGACGCTGACCACCCCGGCGGCTCCGTTCGACCAGTATCTGGAGGGCAAGGCCGATGCGCTGACCGACACGCAGAAGGCCGGGCTGGAGCTGTTCATCGACAAGGGCTGCGCCGGCTGCCACAACGGCGTCAACGTCGGCGGCCACGACTACTTCCCGTTCGGCGTCGTGACCCGGCCGGGCGCGGAGATCCTGCCGCCGGGCGACAAGGGCCGCTTCGCCGTCACCAAGACCGCCGACGACGAATATGTCTTCCGTTCGCCCACCCTGCGCAACGTCACGCTGACCGCCCCCTATTTCCATTCCGGCAAGGTGTGGGATCTGCGCCAGGCGGTGGCGGTGATGGGGTCGAGCCAGCTCGGCGCCACCCTGTCCGAGCAGGAGATCGACAAGATCACCGCCTTCCTGGAGACGCTGACCGGCCAGCAGCCGCGCGTCGAATACCCGCTGCTGCCGCCCAGCACGCCGACCACGCCGCAGCCCGTGTTCAAGTAA
- a CDS encoding cytochrome b/b6 domain-containing protein — translation MLRVWDLPTRLFHWALVAAVAVALLSAELGMLSVHMLAGETVLILVLFRLAWGVVGSQTARFADFVKGPAAILDYLKRSRAGGEAAFTLGHNPLGALMVVALLLILLVQATSGLFTSDDILVDGPLVPLAAGATVSTLSSVHRLLSDGIYVLTGLHVAAVFFYLLVKKDNLIRPMVTGRKSLPGDVAAAEPRRAPAALALAILAASAGLVFMVLRAAG, via the coding sequence GTGCTTCGGGTCTGGGACCTGCCGACACGGTTGTTTCATTGGGCGCTGGTCGCCGCGGTGGCTGTCGCGCTTCTGTCGGCCGAGCTTGGTATGCTTTCCGTTCATATGTTGGCGGGTGAAACAGTTCTGATTCTCGTGCTCTTCCGGCTGGCCTGGGGCGTGGTGGGCAGCCAGACCGCGCGCTTTGCCGATTTCGTGAAGGGGCCGGCCGCCATTCTGGATTATCTGAAGCGGTCGCGGGCGGGCGGGGAAGCCGCCTTCACCCTGGGCCACAACCCGCTGGGCGCGCTGATGGTGGTGGCGCTGCTGCTGATCCTGCTGGTCCAGGCGACGAGCGGCCTGTTCACCAGCGACGACATCCTCGTCGACGGGCCTCTGGTGCCGCTGGCCGCCGGCGCCACGGTGTCGACGTTGAGCTCGGTCCACCGCCTGCTGTCCGACGGCATCTACGTGCTGACCGGCCTGCATGTGGCGGCCGTGTTCTTCTACCTGCTGGTCAAGAAGGACAATCTGATCCGGCCGATGGTGACGGGCCGCAAGAGCCTGCCCGGCGATGTCGCGGCGGCGGAGCCGCGGCGGGCTCCGGCGGCGCTGGCGCTGGCGATCCTGGCCGCGTCGGCCGGTCTGGTCTTCATGGTGCTGCGGGCCGCCGGCTGA
- a CDS encoding DUF4170 domain-containing protein: MPDKQLLHLVFGGELVRPDTDQFVDPSKLHIVGIFPSYEEAYKAWRGATGQTIDDAHTRYYIVHLHRFLDPAAGDHKH, from the coding sequence ATGCCCGACAAACAGCTCCTCCACCTCGTGTTCGGCGGCGAACTCGTGCGGCCGGACACGGATCAGTTCGTCGATCCGTCGAAGCTGCACATCGTCGGCATCTTCCCGAGCTACGAGGAAGCCTACAAGGCATGGCGCGGCGCCACCGGCCAGACCATCGACGACGCCCACACCCGCTACTACATCGTCCACCTGCACCGCTTCCTCGACCCGGCGGCGGGCGATCACAAGCACTGA
- a CDS encoding metallophosphoesterase family protein: MTVYFTSDTHFGHGGARGRFRRPFDSTAAMDAAMEANWNATVGPGDEVWHLGDFALHMRPDAMAELLGRLNGAKHLVAGNNDGPATLALPGWASVQHYAELTLDGVDLVMCHYAFRTWNGMHRRALNLHGHSHGQLKPQPRQIDVGVDVWNFRPVTLVELTVPRQRRKTAPEGETPP; the protein is encoded by the coding sequence ATGACCGTCTATTTCACCTCCGACACCCATTTCGGCCATGGCGGCGCCCGCGGGCGCTTCCGCCGCCCCTTCGACTCCACGGCCGCGATGGACGCGGCGATGGAGGCCAACTGGAACGCCACCGTCGGCCCCGGCGACGAGGTCTGGCATCTCGGCGACTTCGCCCTGCACATGAGGCCGGACGCCATGGCGGAGCTGCTCGGCCGGCTGAACGGCGCCAAGCATCTGGTCGCCGGCAACAATGACGGCCCGGCCACGCTTGCGCTGCCCGGCTGGGCCAGCGTGCAGCATTACGCCGAACTGACGCTGGACGGCGTCGATCTGGTGATGTGCCATTACGCCTTCCGTACCTGGAACGGCATGCACCGCAGGGCGCTGAACCTGCACGGCCACAGCCACGGCCAGTTGAAGCCGCAGCCGCGGCAGATCGATGTCGGCGTCGATGTCTGGAATTTCCGCCCGGTGACCCTGGTCGAGCTGACCGTCCCGCGCCAGCGGCGGAAGACGGCGCCCGAAGGCGAAACGCCGCCCTGA